A window of Nostoc sp. PCC 7120 = FACHB-418 genomic DNA:
TAACTCTAGAGTCTATTCAAGCTAAAGCTAGACTTCTGAAAAAACACGGGCAGATTACACCTATAATTCTTGTAGCTCAAGAAGATGGTCGTTATATACTGTTAGACGGTCAATTACGTACTGAAGGGGCAAAGCTACTAGGATGGAAGTCCATTCGGGCTGTTGTAGTACCTATGCCCAAGGATTTGACACAATCATCATTAATTACGTTTTTAGGATTTGAAGACTTAAACCCATTGGATAAGGCAGAGGCTGTAATTCAAGAGGTTATTAAGGCAACTGCATTAAGTTCTGAGGAAATCACTACAGCACTAGCAACTGTACTCAAACGTATTGAACGCGATAGTAACATCAAAGAATTGGCAAAATTGACAAGTTTAGATGTAGATGAGCAAAAACAAGGATTAGAATCACTGGGGATTATAGGTGAAGAACAAAATTTGTTTTTATCATTGTTGGAGTTGGGCTTAAATCCAGCTTCAGTCAAATCTAATTTAATACCGATGTTGTTCTTACCTGCTGATTTAAAAAATGCGATTCGTCAAAAGGGTCTTAAAGGGGCGCACGCTTTGGCACTATCAACATTATCTGCAAAAGCTTTAGAAACATCTGAAGAAAAGGC
This region includes:
- a CDS encoding ParB/RepB/Spo0J family partition protein — encoded protein: MARALPQISEKFKGAVQKTDQEKKIAQLQAEIEQLRVKQSPELEAELQLLREKLKNSSGEVEIELELIDPNPHQPRQTITLESIQAKARLLKKHGQITPIILVAQEDGRYILLDGQLRTEGAKLLGWKSIRAVVVPMPKDLTQSSLITFLGFEDLNPLDKAEAVIQEVIKATALSSEEITTALATVLKRIERDSNIKELAKLTSLDVDEQKQGLESLGIIGEEQNLFLSLLELGLNPASVKSNLIPMLFLPADLKNAIRQKGLKGAHALALSTLSAKALETSEEKALKERTRITQKVLAENLTVPETRELIKKVKAEYITKTESESKEVKFLIQKINSISEKTLVGASNKQLQELKTLLQQKLLEIENLNQK